From the Primulina tabacum isolate GXHZ01 chromosome 3, ASM2559414v2, whole genome shotgun sequence genome, one window contains:
- the LOC142539979 gene encoding protein root UVB sensitive 6-like: MKLKHPSNSASQTIASADSRLLVRETLRISANLASAAPPYPSAAAVTPEWQDLRLGGLSNDQFVDSSLRAICCEEIDGRRWKYFAENDGFISHGSKQFKKNCIRAVCLQSPKAPVDELMVFVRSYVVPEGFPDSVTPSYVPYMTWRALKYFLGGAMSVFTTQTLLSSVGVSRNRSVPGAVAINWIIKDGAGRVGKMLFSRQGKKFDYDLKQLRFAGDIMMEFGAGLELATAAVPHLFLPLACVANVSKNVAAVTSASTRTPIYKAFARGENIGDVTAKGECVANMADLLGTGLSIMLSKQNPSLVTTFTLLSCGYLMSSYQEVKSVVLHTLNRARFTVAVESFLKTGQVPTLHEGNSMENIFNLPWKEHRPIVLGSRFKDAFQDPNSYLAVEPIFEKEQYIVTYNPSKDKIYALFKDEAKSDDILKAAFHAHVLFHIVRTSNKNMSSPGKREHDFSVGPTLSDLQSHNVESYKMVSALYGPLKNKAMEQGWVMSESLLNPGRARLCELGS; encoded by the exons ATGAAGCTCAAGCACCCTTCGAATTCGGCTTCCCAAACAATTGCGTCCGCGGATTCGAGGCTTCTAGTGCGGGAGACGCTTCGCATTAGTGCAAACCTAGCATCAGCGGCTCCTCCGTACCCCTCGGCAGCGGCGGTGACGCCGGAATGGCAGGATTTGAGACTCGGCGGACTTTCCAATGATCAATTTGTGGATTCGAGCTTGAGGGCGATCTGTTGCGAGGAGATCGATGGCAGGAGATGGAAATACTTCGCTGAGAACGATGGTTTTATAAGTCATGGATCGAAGCAATTTAAGAAGAATTGTATTCGTGCTGTCTGCTTGCAGTCACCCAAGGCTCCAGTTGAT GAGTTGATGGTTTTTGTAAGATCCTACGTAGTTCCAGAAGGTTTTCCTGATTCGGTTACACCTTCTTATGTTCCTTACATGACGTGGAGAGCTTTAAAG TACTTCCTTGGCGGGGCAATGAGTGTTTTCACAACTCAAACTCTTCTAAGTTCAGTGGGAGTATCAAGAAATAGATCTGTACCAGGAGCTGTGGCTATCAACTGGATTATAAAG GACGGTGCTGGACGGGTTGGGAAGATGCTATTTTCTCGTCAAGGAAAGAAATTTGACTATGATCTAAAGCAG CTTAGGTTTGCTGGCGATATCATGATGGAGTTTGGAGCTGGTTTAGAGTTGGCAACTGCTGCTGTTCCCCATTTATTTCTTCCTTTGGCCTGTGTAGCCAATGTTTCCAAG AATGTTGCTGCTGTGACATCTGCTTCAACTCGAACCCCAATCTACAAAGCCTTTGCTAGGGGCGAAAATATTGGAGATGTGACTGCCAAAGGAGAATGTGTTGCAAATATGGCTGATCTG CTCGGAACTGGACTAAGCATTATGCTGTCTAAGCAAAATCCATCCTTGGTTACCACATTTACTTTGCTCTCATGTGGGTATTTGATGAGCTCTTACCAAGAG GTGAAATCTGTGGTATTGCATACGCTGAATCGGGCAAGATTCACTGTGGCAGTTGAATCCTTCTTGAAGACAG GGCAAGTTCCAACGTTGCATGAAGGAAATTCAATGGAAAATATATTCAATCTCCCATGGAAGGAACACAGGCCTATTGTTCTAG GTTCGCGGTTTAAAGACGCATTCCAAGATCCTAATTCATATCTTGCTGTGGAGCcaatttttgag AAAGAGCAATATATTGTTACCTATAATCCTTCGAAGGACAAAATATATGCTCTATTCAAGGATGAAGCAAAGTCTGATGATATATTGAAAGCTGCCTTTCAT GCTCATGTGCTTTTTCACATTGTTCGCACCTCCAACAAGAACATGTCTTCCCCTGGGAAACGAGAGCATGATTTCTCGGTTGGACCAACATTGTCTGATCTTCAATCTCATAATGTCGAATCATATAAGATGGTGTCTGCTTTATATGGACCGTTGAAGAATAAAGCTATGGAACAG GGTTGGGTTATGTCTGAATCACTGCTTAATCCCGGCAGAGCACGGTTATGTGAATTGGGCAGTTAA